Genomic DNA from Mesorhizobium sp. 131-2-1:
CCAGGGCGAGCCGTGGCAGAAGATCGAAGCCGTGCGTGAAACCCAAAGGCGGGGCGGGGCGATCGATGCAATCTCGAAGTTGCTCGCCCGTGTGGCGGTGCTGAAAGCCGAGCGCGACGGCACGGCGCCCAAGATCCCGCGCCAGTTACTGGAGTTGGCCGGCGCGACTGAAGCCGCCAACCTCGTCAGCGAGCAGAGCGACCGGCGCAAGGCCGTCGCCACGACCCGCAAGGATCGCGAGCGCACGATCCTGCGTGCACTGGAGGCGGCCAGGCAAGATGTTGCCGCGTATGGGCGCATGGACTCCCTCGACGAACTCGTCAAGCTGCGCGAGGAGCGCGTCAACAGCATGCGCACGCTCGTGAACCGCAACGTTCTCAGCATGACGGTGATGGATCAGGTCCGGAGCGAGTTGTCCGACGCTGAACAGCGTCGGCAGGACGCCCTCAACCAGTACGCGATGGCCAAGCAGCGCCTCGCTTCGCTGGAGGCTGAGGCGTTGCAGACCCAGGCCGACCTCAGGAACGATCTGGAGGTCGAGATCGAGTCCACGGAGACCCAGATCGCGGCCAATATGCGCGAGTTGAACGCCAGCGAAGGCGTCCTGGACACGTTGCCGATGACCCGCGCCCAGGCTGTGAACGCGAACAGCGTAACCTATCAAATCGTGCGGCAATCGGCAGCCGGGCCGGTCAGCATCGAATCCCCCGGGATGACCCTGTTGCAGCCTGGCGACCTCGTCAACATCATCGTGGGCGAAGGCGAGCCGGGAGAGCTGGGCGGTTCGCCGGTCCCGACCTCGTCGCCGCCGGCCGGGTCCACGCTCAACGATGCAGCGCCTGGCAGCGAGGTGGCGGAGCAGCCGATCGGTCCGAACTGATGCCCAGCGAGGAAACTGGTCTGCACGGCATGGTCTGCCTGGATGAACTCGTCGGGCCGACGTGGGAAGCGCGAAACGACCATTCGCCGACAGCTTGAACCGTTTCACGAACGGGCATGTCCACCTCCGCCGAGTTCGAAGGATGGCTTGGACTGCCCGCCGTGGGTAGTCAGGAATAGAGTCTTCACTTCCCGCGCCGGCGATACGAAACTACTCCAAACAGGGCAAACCCCGAGCGCTCCATGGCTGACCAGCAGCGCGCGGGGGCAGGAGTTCTTGATGTCTCAGTCATCGGTGCACAACCCCATCGTGTGGCTTCAGTAGGACAAGCCATGCGCCAGGATACGGCTATCGACGTCACCGTGGAGGCCTTGCCGGACATCGCGAGACTTGAGACCATTTGGAAGGAGCTCGAAGCCCGAGCAACTCACTCATTCTACCTGTCCTGGCTCTGGATCGGAACTTGGCTGCGGCATCTGCCGGGGGGCGCGCAACCACATGTTTTGGTCGCCCGGACGTCAAGCAGAATCGTTGGCTTGGCGATTATTTGCCGGCGGAGCGCCTGGAGTTTCGGGCCGCATGCGCGGGCGCGTTGGCTACTCAATGAAACCGGCGATGTTCGTTTCGATCGATTGTTCATCGAGTACAACAACATTCTTGCGGAGCGATCCCTGGCCGATGCCACCAGGGTGGCATGCCTCGAGGCCTTAGCGCAGCACTTGCGCTACTCCGACCAGCTGGTGCTCTCCGGAATTGATCCGGACTTTGAGTTGGCCGCTTGTCGCACCGCGGGCCGGGCCGGGCTCCTTACCGATGTGAGAGCGGACGATACGGCGCGGTGGATCGATTTCGCAAAAGTCCGCGAGAAAGGCGGAAATTTCCGCGCCACCTTGGGCCGCAATACCCGGCAGGCGGTAAGCCGCGCCATGCGGTTATATGCCGAACGCGGCCTCATTGCGTTCCGGACTATGGAAGTGACATCGGAGGCGCTCGCCGCGTTTGATTTGCTCGCCGAGCTTCATCAGGCGCGGTGGGGACGCAAGGGAGCCTTTGCCAATTCGAGCTTCCGCCGATTTCACGAGGAGCTCATTTCACTCGGAGTTCCCGCCGGGACCGTCCGCATCTCACGGACGTTGGCTGGGGAGCAGACAATTGGGATCCTCTACAATTTCGTGCATGACGGCCGCGTCTACAACTACCAAAGCGGCTTTCTCTATGAGCGCGACGGCCGGCTCAAGCCCGGGCTTGTCAGCCATGTTCTGGCTATTGAGGACAGCATCGCACGTGGGGAGTGCGGCTACGATTTTCTGGCAGGGTTCTCCGGGCACAAGTCGCACCTGGCCAATGCGGAGCATCCAATGAAGTGGATCGCAATAGGCAGAGACGGCCCGGAGCGTCGCATCGAGGCAAAGCTGCGCGGTGCCAAGCGGGTGCTAGGGACCATTGCTACGAATATGAAAGAGGCCGTGACTTGAAGCGCCGCCCAAAAGCAGGAGCTGCCACTCTGATTGGAGGCAG
This window encodes:
- a CDS encoding GNAT family N-acetyltransferase, with translation MADQQRAGAGVLDVSVIGAQPHRVASVGQAMRQDTAIDVTVEALPDIARLETIWKELEARATHSFYLSWLWIGTWLRHLPGGAQPHVLVARTSSRIVGLAIICRRSAWSFGPHARARWLLNETGDVRFDRLFIEYNNILAERSLADATRVACLEALAQHLRYSDQLVLSGIDPDFELAACRTAGRAGLLTDVRADDTARWIDFAKVREKGGNFRATLGRNTRQAVSRAMRLYAERGLIAFRTMEVTSEALAAFDLLAELHQARWGRKGAFANSSFRRFHEELISLGVPAGTVRISRTLAGEQTIGILYNFVHDGRVYNYQSGFLYERDGRLKPGLVSHVLAIEDSIARGECGYDFLAGFSGHKSHLANAEHPMKWIAIGRDGPERRIEAKLRGAKRVLGTIATNMKEAVT